One Sulfurirhabdus autotrophica genomic window, CCTTGGCCTTCTGGATTTGATGCTGTTGTCCAGAATTTATGTGCCAGACCATGGCGTGCGGCGAGAAGCAACCAATACAACGGCTGATTCTTCTCTCCAGTAATAAGTTTCTGGTCGATTGATGGCCATACTCCGAGGCTTGTTACCTTTGCTCTCCAGAATTCGACAAAGCGCCGACGAATTTCCTCTTTCGACGCAGTCGTATTCACATTTTCACGCCATCCAGGAGCGATTGCGTCAAATGCCGAGTCAGCAGCGGTAAGATTCACCGCCAAGTTACGCTGTAAATCCATTGCGCTAAAATGAATCAGTAGATCAATTCGCTTGAGCGTAGAGAGTGTGCTGATTATTCTAAAGTCCAATGCCTCAAGGCTGTACGGGTCAACAAAGGCGAAATGAAGTCCATAACCGCTGACT contains:
- the tcmP gene encoding three-Cys-motif partner protein TcmP, which encodes MIGNGKGGAVYFDLFCGTGRSRIRNGNEWIDGGAVAAWKTSKEGDAPFTDIYISDLDEEKLNVCAERLRKLGAPVHPIHASAVDAVNKMVSAVSGYGLHFAFVDPYSLEALDFRIISTLSTLKRIDLLIHFSAMDLQRNLAVNLTAADSAFDAIAPGWRENVNTTASKEEIRRRFVEFWRAKVTSLGVWPSIDQKLITGEKNQPLYWLLLAARHGLAHKFWTTASNPEGQGALF